In the Leucoraja erinacea ecotype New England unplaced genomic scaffold, Leri_hhj_1 Leri_1020S, whole genome shotgun sequence genome, one interval contains:
- the LOC129715117 gene encoding zinc finger protein 214-like has translation MSFKMAQHLKGHRQVHTGKKPYGCSTCGKSFARLSGLKRHQLVHSSERPFTCSDCGKGFKSSLNLKEHRRLHTGERPYSCSECGKSFTHSYKLLVHQRTHTGKHPYTCAECGTAFTRSIYLLSHQRVDAGDRPAPSPVCGDCFSTASHDLIHQRVDTSGPPYDCPYCGEQFDSPRGLRQHRRTHVGEQLLPL, from the coding sequence ATGAGCTTCAAGATGGCGCAACACCTGAAGGGACACCGGCAGGTGCACACGGGCAAGAAGCCCTacggctgctccacctgcggcaagagctttgcccggttGTCAGGGCTAAAGCGGCACCAgctggtgcacagcagtgagcggcccttcacctgctctgactgcggcaaaggcttcaagtcgtcgctGAACCTGAAGGagcacaggcgcctgcacactggggagcggccctacagcTGCAGCGAatgtggcaagagcttcacccactCCTACAaactgctggtgcaccagcgcacccacaccggcaagCACCCCTACACCTGCGCAGAGTGTGGCACGGCCTTCACCCGCTCCATCtatctgctgtcccaccagcgggtggaCGCCGGCGACCGTCCTgcccccagcccggtgtgtggagactGCTTTTCCACGGCCTCCCACGATCTGATTCACCAGCGCGTGGACACCAGTGGCccgccctacgactgcccgtactgcggtgagCAGTTTGACAGCCCGCGGGGGTTGCGGCAACACCGGCGGACCCACgtcggcgagcagctgctcccactgtga